The proteins below are encoded in one region of Fimbriimonadaceae bacterium:
- the folK gene encoding 2-amino-4-hydroxy-6-hydroxymethyldihydropteridine diphosphokinase: MTPVVIALGANLGDRRTQMVAALGRISQFVRVERVSSLYESAPMYLEAQPSFYNAVLTGHTKIGPYALLKKLKAVEHGLGRRTREANGPRELDLDIILYGALLLRSARLWLPHPRAAERRFVLLPLVEIAPDAWIPGWGSALELLRRDEVSQQDVQKVADADVPFRRL, from the coding sequence ATGACCCCCGTCGTCATCGCGCTCGGCGCGAACCTGGGCGACCGCCGCACGCAGATGGTGGCCGCCCTCGGCCGCATCTCCCAGTTCGTGCGGGTCGAGAGGGTCTCGAGCCTTTACGAGTCCGCACCGATGTACCTCGAAGCGCAGCCAAGCTTTTACAACGCCGTCCTTACCGGCCACACCAAGATCGGCCCCTACGCACTGCTGAAAAAACTGAAGGCGGTGGAGCATGGGCTGGGAAGGCGCACCCGAGAAGCGAACGGCCCCCGCGAGCTGGACCTCGACATCATCCTCTATGGCGCGCTGCTTCTGCGTTCGGCGCGGCTTTGGCTCCCGCACCCCCGGGCGGCCGAGCGGCGTTTCGTGCTCCTGCCCTTGGTGGAGATCGCGCCGGACGCTTGGATTCCCGGTTGGGGCTCCGCGCTCGAACTCTTGCGCCGCGACGAGGTGTCTCAACAAGACGTCCAGAAGGTTGCCGATGCCGACGTTCCGTTTCGAAGGCTCTGA
- a CDS encoding type II secretion system F family protein gives MPTFRFEGSDVVGSPREGQITASDANAAVAQLSRQGVRVSRIAIATQSAPAPAPATKPRLTAAPAVRPAAVQPTADRPQPTAVRTPKVSNRHLSFLFAQLASLWNAGVAPSLAVSRLADQERRPHLRGALTEIARETAEKGSLSSGMARYPDIFAPGTVGAIAAAEAGGYLPETCRELEERYRDASVVGLHSRLLRAEVLIAGLIGIPLAVTWTKASVVMTDEIVNGGADSADVRLDILFREAWRAFFGWPVWMMVGGFALYLLVRWAMKQRGQLSLRHRIGLALPVFGHFAKQQNLAAFNRHLERLSAAGLHPALAWRLAAGAVPNTAFRDRLLSGLQGAGEQTPYAQILQRARVLGAEESHVVANAEFTGTLPDAFRHLVRSAEEKQAVWAKARLVTFMTSAAVLTGLLVLVALTTFYGGYYQGVINAALKGTEGE, from the coding sequence ATGCCGACGTTCCGTTTCGAAGGCTCTGATGTCGTCGGGTCTCCCCGCGAGGGGCAGATCACGGCGAGCGACGCGAACGCCGCGGTCGCCCAGCTATCGCGCCAGGGCGTGCGGGTCTCGCGCATCGCCATCGCCACCCAATCGGCCCCAGCCCCGGCCCCAGCGACAAAGCCCCGGCTCACCGCCGCTCCCGCCGTCCGGCCCGCGGCAGTCCAGCCGACGGCGGACCGGCCCCAACCGACGGCGGTCCGCACCCCGAAGGTTTCGAACCGGCACCTCTCGTTCCTCTTCGCCCAGCTGGCCTCGCTCTGGAACGCGGGCGTCGCCCCGTCCCTCGCCGTCTCCCGGCTGGCAGACCAGGAAAGGCGTCCCCACCTGCGGGGTGCGCTCACCGAGATCGCCCGCGAGACCGCCGAGAAGGGAAGCCTGAGCAGCGGAATGGCCCGCTATCCGGACATCTTCGCCCCGGGCACGGTCGGCGCCATCGCCGCCGCGGAAGCGGGCGGCTACCTGCCCGAGACCTGCCGCGAGCTCGAGGAACGCTATCGGGACGCCTCCGTCGTCGGGCTCCACTCGCGCCTTCTGCGGGCAGAGGTCTTGATCGCGGGCTTAATCGGCATCCCCCTCGCGGTGACCTGGACAAAGGCCAGCGTCGTGATGACGGACGAGATCGTAAACGGGGGCGCGGACAGCGCCGACGTCCGCCTCGATATCCTCTTCCGTGAGGCTTGGAGGGCGTTTTTCGGCTGGCCGGTCTGGATGATGGTCGGTGGCTTCGCCCTGTACCTGCTCGTGCGCTGGGCCATGAAGCAGCGCGGACAGCTCTCGCTCCGCCACCGGATCGGTCTGGCGCTCCCCGTTTTCGGCCATTTCGCCAAGCAGCAGAACCTGGCCGCGTTCAACCGGCACCTGGAGCGGCTCTCGGCCGCAGGGCTGCACCCTGCCCTGGCGTGGCGGCTTGCGGCCGGCGCCGTGCCGAACACGGCCTTCCGCGACCGTCTGCTTAGCGGGCTGCAAGGAGCGGGCGAACAGACCCCCTACGCCCAGATCCTCCAGAGGGCGCGGGTGCTCGGCGCGGAGGAGAGCCACGTCGTGGCGAACGCCGAGTTCACGGGGACCCTCCCCGACGCCTTCCGCCACCTCGTCCGCTCGGCCGAGGAAAAGCAGGCGGTTTGGGCCAAAGCCCGGCTCGTCACGTTCATGACCTCGGCGGCGGTCCTGACGGGCCTCTTGGTCTTGGTCGCGCTCACCACTTTCTACGGCGGCTACTACCAGGGCGTGATCAACGCGGCCCTCAAAGGAACCGAGGGAGAATAG
- a CDS encoding NAD(P)-dependent glycerol-3-phosphate dehydrogenase has product MQATVIGAGSWGTALALVLARNGHEVRIVGRESDALETLNARRENLRYLPGFVLPEGLRVESLDEAEPEPGLTVIAVPSAAVGDVVPVAREADAVVVASKGLGAGGLRPSETVRRSGLANPLVSLSGPNLAVELARGIPTVAVAAGAPGECETAAESVRDAFMCRSFRVYVTDDALGVELAGALKNVYAIAAGMSDGLGFGDNTKGALLARGLTEMARIGLAMGAKLETFIGIAGVGDLFATANSRLSRNYRVGLGLGQGRGLDSLLEEIGQVAEGVTTTAHGLELTKRLEVEAPIMEVVQGVMEGRYDVRSAVNSLMERAPKREGLGLPAKP; this is encoded by the coding sequence GTGCAGGCCACAGTCATTGGCGCGGGAAGTTGGGGCACGGCCCTGGCCCTGGTGCTCGCCCGAAACGGGCACGAAGTGCGGATCGTCGGGCGGGAGTCCGACGCCCTCGAGACGCTCAACGCCCGCCGGGAGAACTTGCGCTACCTGCCCGGGTTCGTGCTGCCGGAAGGGCTCCGCGTCGAGAGTCTCGACGAGGCCGAACCGGAACCCGGCCTCACCGTGATCGCGGTGCCTTCCGCCGCCGTAGGCGACGTCGTCCCCGTCGCGCGAGAAGCGGACGCCGTCGTCGTGGCGAGCAAGGGCCTCGGCGCGGGCGGGCTCCGCCCTTCCGAGACCGTGCGCCGATCCGGTCTGGCCAATCCCCTCGTCAGCCTCAGCGGTCCGAACCTCGCGGTCGAGCTGGCCCGGGGCATCCCGACCGTCGCGGTGGCGGCCGGCGCGCCGGGCGAGTGCGAGACCGCCGCCGAGAGCGTCCGGGACGCCTTTATGTGCCGTTCTTTTCGGGTCTACGTGACAGACGACGCCCTTGGCGTGGAACTGGCCGGCGCCCTCAAGAACGTCTACGCGATCGCGGCCGGCATGTCCGACGGCCTCGGCTTCGGCGACAACACGAAGGGCGCGCTCCTGGCCCGCGGCCTCACCGAAATGGCGCGGATCGGACTGGCGATGGGGGCGAAGCTAGAGACGTTCATCGGCATCGCCGGGGTCGGCGACCTCTTCGCCACCGCGAACTCGCGCCTGAGCCGCAACTACCGGGTCGGCCTTGGATTGGGGCAAGGGCGGGGCCTTGACAGCCTCCTCGAAGAAATCGGCCAAGTCGCCGAGGGCGTCACCACGACCGCCCACGGCCTGGAACTCACGAAACGGCTCGAAGTCGAGGCGCCGATCATGGAGGTCGTCCAGGGCGTTATGGAAGGGCGGTATGACGTCCGCTCCGCCGTCAACAGCCTTATGGAACGCGCGCCGAAACGTGAGGGGCTGGGGCTGCCCGCCAAACCATGA
- a CDS encoding exo-alpha-sialidase produces the protein MERRLSTRRRLLTAALATCAGLVSAQSVLIGPPVRTDTGRGTFAANEMSAASVGALGNEIVTSWNDWSESTGSEVIRCGVGVSSDGGATWADFTLRPPTANRSGVEGDPFTIYDYRTGNTWAGAISFASNGGVYLARKTPGVNAFDAPVMVQANGGTDKVWGAAGIVPGDPNSTRLYVAYNLGVARSNDLGLTWLAPVSLGSGLGFNPRVGPEGNVYVSFWNFSNQTFQLRRSTNGGVSYLAAQTLLTRVGTWGTEDCPIIPGNFRVPAIPSIAVDPVTGAVYAVSPDSGNLVGSNRNCDLFFQKSTDGGATFTSPAPLFRNTSISRDHFFPWVEVDRTGRIHLLYYSTESTPQNDNNTASCITEAYYSYSDDQGATWSREILTNFKFDMMNDGLNRAMAFYGDYLGMGWGGQRVYPNYVASWPNNDPDSYVNVVINPFTAPTVAGTNGGIQIAGNVDSLCQTDGNRFEVRNAPAFGPTGPNAGCTATFVTGVTQVASLEVDLTSSVTAVPPSSITQKIELLNVQTNQWETIDTRSASGTETRITVPAGASPARFFDAATRTVRARVGWRQSGILAGPNWTARIDRFHVNGRR, from the coding sequence ATGGAACGAAGATTATCCACCCGCCGCCGACTTCTCACGGCCGCACTCGCGACTTGCGCCGGCCTTGTCTCGGCCCAGTCCGTCTTAATCGGCCCGCCTGTCCGGACGGACACGGGCAGGGGCACCTTCGCCGCGAACGAGATGAGCGCGGCCTCGGTGGGCGCCCTAGGCAACGAGATCGTCACGTCCTGGAACGACTGGAGCGAGAGCACCGGGTCCGAAGTGATCCGTTGTGGCGTCGGCGTCAGCTCGGACGGCGGCGCCACTTGGGCCGACTTCACCCTGCGCCCGCCAACTGCGAACCGGTCCGGCGTCGAAGGGGACCCGTTCACGATCTACGACTACCGCACCGGCAACACATGGGCCGGAGCGATCAGCTTTGCGAGTAACGGCGGCGTCTACCTCGCGCGCAAGACCCCTGGAGTGAACGCATTCGACGCACCGGTCATGGTGCAGGCGAACGGCGGCACAGACAAGGTTTGGGGCGCCGCCGGGATCGTCCCCGGCGATCCGAACAGCACGCGGCTCTACGTGGCTTACAACCTTGGCGTGGCACGGTCGAACGACCTGGGCTTGACCTGGCTGGCGCCGGTCTCGCTCGGCTCGGGCCTGGGCTTCAACCCCCGTGTCGGGCCGGAGGGCAACGTCTACGTCTCCTTCTGGAACTTCTCGAACCAAACGTTCCAGCTCCGGCGCAGCACCAACGGGGGAGTCAGCTACCTGGCCGCCCAGACCCTGCTGACCCGCGTCGGGACTTGGGGGACCGAGGACTGCCCGATTATCCCGGGCAACTTCCGCGTGCCCGCCATTCCGTCGATCGCGGTGGACCCCGTGACGGGCGCGGTCTATGCGGTCTCGCCCGACTCGGGCAACCTGGTCGGCTCGAACCGGAACTGCGACCTCTTCTTCCAGAAGTCGACGGACGGCGGGGCGACCTTCACCTCTCCCGCGCCGCTCTTCCGCAACACGAGCATCAGCCGAGACCACTTCTTCCCCTGGGTCGAGGTGGACCGCACGGGCCGCATCCACTTGCTCTACTACAGCACCGAGTCGACGCCCCAAAACGACAACAACACGGCAAGCTGCATCACGGAGGCCTACTACTCCTACAGCGACGACCAAGGGGCGACGTGGTCGCGCGAGATCCTGACGAACTTCAAGTTCGACATGATGAACGACGGCCTTAACCGGGCCATGGCGTTCTACGGCGACTATCTCGGCATGGGTTGGGGCGGCCAGCGCGTCTATCCCAACTACGTCGCCAGCTGGCCGAACAACGATCCGGACAGCTACGTCAATGTTGTGATCAACCCGTTCACGGCGCCGACGGTGGCCGGCACGAACGGGGGGATCCAGATCGCGGGGAACGTGGACTCGCTCTGCCAGACCGATGGGAACCGCTTCGAGGTCCGGAACGCTCCGGCCTTTGGCCCGACCGGCCCGAACGCGGGGTGCACGGCGACCTTCGTCACCGGTGTGACCCAGGTCGCTTCGCTCGAGGTGGACTTGACGAGCTCGGTCACGGCCGTGCCGCCTTCCTCCATCACCCAGAAGATCGAGCTGCTCAACGTGCAGACGAACCAGTGGGAGACGATCGACACCCGCTCGGCATCGGGGACCGAGACGCGCATCACGGTTCCCGCGGGGGCGAGTCCCGCCCGCTTCTTCGATGCGGCGACCCGGACTGTGAGGGCTCGCGTGGGTTGGCGCCAAAGCGGCATCCTCGCAGGGCCGAACTGGACGGCGAGGATCGACCGGTTCCACGTTAACGGGCGGAGATAG
- a CDS encoding DMT family transporter: MRPAETASLLSMAALWGGSFVFQRALVPVFGPIPLTFLRLAFAGSFLLIFAAVRGKRFPLKSRLGFLFGIGLLSSAVPYSLFAFGATKLSAALLGVLNATAPMFGALFAALWLRERLTALQATGLVVGAGGVAIVSEAWTANLRDGSTLAILACLLASACYGLSGIVMKLNAKGLGSLELATGGQVFGALALALPAAILWPRAAPVPPADFGLAAAFGAFCSALPFLVYTWLLARVGPTRALTVTFLIPLFGALWGWLLLHEPLHPVQFLGGGVILLGTYLVTRPSNSAAAQETLEKT, translated from the coding sequence GTGCGCCCCGCCGAGACGGCAAGCCTCCTTTCTATGGCCGCTCTCTGGGGCGGGTCGTTCGTCTTCCAGCGCGCCCTTGTCCCGGTCTTCGGGCCGATCCCGCTGACGTTCCTGCGGCTCGCCTTCGCGGGGTCGTTCCTCCTCATCTTCGCCGCCGTCCGGGGGAAGCGCTTCCCCCTCAAGTCCCGGTTGGGTTTCCTCTTCGGAATCGGCCTGCTGAGCTCCGCCGTGCCCTACTCGCTGTTCGCCTTCGGCGCGACCAAGCTCTCGGCCGCCCTTCTCGGCGTCCTGAACGCCACCGCCCCCATGTTCGGCGCCCTCTTCGCGGCGCTCTGGCTTCGGGAAAGGCTCACCGCCCTCCAAGCTACCGGGCTGGTGGTCGGCGCGGGAGGGGTGGCCATCGTCAGCGAAGCCTGGACGGCAAACCTGAGGGACGGCTCGACCTTGGCTATCCTCGCCTGCCTCCTCGCCTCGGCCTGTTACGGCCTCTCGGGGATTGTGATGAAGCTGAACGCCAAGGGTCTCGGCTCGCTCGAGCTGGCCACGGGCGGGCAGGTCTTCGGCGCTCTTGCCCTGGCGCTGCCCGCTGCCATCCTCTGGCCCAGAGCCGCGCCCGTCCCGCCTGCGGACTTTGGCCTGGCGGCAGCCTTCGGCGCCTTCTGCAGCGCCCTGCCGTTCCTGGTCTACACCTGGCTGCTCGCCCGGGTCGGCCCCACGAGGGCACTCACGGTCACCTTCCTCATCCCCCTCTTCGGGGCGCTCTGGGGCTGGCTGCTGTTACACGAACCTCTCCACCCAGTCCAGTTCCTGGGAGGAGGCGTGATCCTGCTAGGCACCTACCTCGTGACCCGACCGAGCAACTCGGCGGCGGCCCAGGAAACGCTCGAAAAGACCTAG
- the rpsO gene encoding 30S ribosomal protein S15 has translation MPLDKAVKVDVIKNYGLKEGDTGSTEVQIAIMQARIQQITEHLKSNRKDYHSRAGLLKLVGKRRRLEAYLRARDVVKYRELIGKLGIREVRPR, from the coding sequence ATGCCGCTCGATAAGGCCGTTAAAGTAGACGTCATCAAGAATTACGGGTTGAAGGAAGGCGACACCGGTTCCACCGAGGTCCAGATCGCCATCATGCAGGCCCGCATCCAACAGATTACGGAGCACCTCAAGTCGAACCGGAAGGACTACCACAGCCGGGCCGGGTTGCTCAAGCTGGTCGGTAAGCGCCGCCGCCTCGAGGCCTATCTGCGCGCACGCGACGTCGTCAAGTACCGCGAACTCATCGGCAAGCTCGGCATCCGCGAAGTCCGGCCGCGCTGA
- a CDS encoding type II secretion system F family protein, translated as MPIFEYSATNPEGRTVNGTVHGASMDAAARSLVTQGLQVTSLAVAVMPEEPRPASPAAPQTEGVAPQEAPPTTPRSRFVTDVAGPLVGQVPLTSLHFFFRQLSSMMHAGINPSDALDTLSHSTTSPKLRTVLRETRDHVVAGRPMSVGFQRYPEVFSPLILSLVRVGEQGGMLDEQFKLIADYLERDIALRNMIRRETFWPKVTVFFSILIILAANAVIASVAPGRQGLPTPTFIWIGATVFFAAWFIFVRWGLRIPAVKHTVDSILVVLPWFGSMVNGFAMAKFGRAFGALYKGGVAIPVAVKLAADACGNEAVRSKIYPAAQRLESGAGITETFAATGGFSRIVLDMTRTGETTGQLDQMLTKVAEYYEEEGQIRAQQATKVFGVITLLIVAIYVLYILFTFYSGYFGGMMGQANG; from the coding sequence ATGCCGATCTTCGAGTACAGCGCGACCAACCCGGAAGGCCGCACGGTCAACGGCACCGTCCATGGCGCATCCATGGACGCGGCGGCACGGTCGCTGGTCACCCAGGGCCTACAGGTGACCTCGCTCGCCGTCGCGGTCATGCCAGAAGAGCCGCGCCCCGCCTCCCCCGCCGCGCCGCAGACCGAGGGCGTCGCCCCACAGGAAGCGCCCCCCACCACCCCGAGGAGCCGGTTCGTCACCGACGTCGCGGGGCCGCTTGTCGGCCAAGTGCCGCTCACCTCGCTCCACTTCTTCTTCCGCCAGCTCTCCTCCATGATGCACGCGGGCATCAACCCGTCGGACGCCTTGGACACCCTGAGCCACAGCACCACCAGCCCGAAGCTCCGCACCGTGCTCCGCGAGACCCGAGACCACGTCGTCGCCGGCCGGCCGATGAGCGTCGGCTTCCAGCGCTACCCCGAAGTCTTCTCGCCGCTCATCCTGAGCCTCGTGCGGGTGGGGGAACAAGGCGGCATGCTGGACGAGCAGTTCAAGCTCATCGCCGACTACTTGGAGCGGGACATCGCCCTGCGCAACATGATCCGCCGCGAGACCTTTTGGCCAAAGGTGACCGTTTTCTTCTCCATCCTCATCATCCTGGCGGCCAACGCGGTGATCGCAAGCGTTGCCCCGGGGAGGCAGGGGCTTCCCACGCCGACCTTCATCTGGATCGGGGCAACGGTCTTCTTCGCCGCCTGGTTCATCTTTGTCCGGTGGGGCTTGCGAATCCCTGCCGTGAAACACACGGTGGACTCGATCTTGGTCGTCCTGCCCTGGTTCGGGAGCATGGTGAACGGCTTTGCCATGGCCAAGTTCGGACGCGCCTTCGGGGCGCTCTACAAAGGGGGCGTGGCCATCCCCGTCGCCGTGAAGCTTGCCGCCGACGCCTGCGGGAACGAGGCCGTGCGGTCAAAGATCTATCCCGCCGCCCAGCGCCTGGAGTCGGGGGCCGGGATCACCGAGACCTTCGCCGCCACCGGCGGGTTCAGCCGCATCGTGCTGGATATGACCCGCACGGGCGAGACCACGGGCCAGCTCGACCAGATGCTCACAAAAGTGGCCGAGTACTACGAGGAAGAGGGCCAGATCCGCGCCCAACAAGCCACCAAGGTCTTTGGCGTCATAACGCTCCTGATCGTCGCGATCTACGTGCTCTACATCCTGTTCACCTTCTATTCGGGCTACTTCGGCGGGATGATGGGGCAAGCGAACGGGTAA
- a CDS encoding polyribonucleotide nucleotidyltransferase, whose product MIHTHSFEVGGKTISIETGRIAKQAGGSVLLGMGQTVVLGAATMSKEAREGIDFLPLVCDFEERKYAIGKIPGGFMKRGGRPSDKAVLTSRLIDRPLRPLFPKGMKNDVQVITMAFSVDKQVPPDVLAINAAGAALAVSDIPFNGPIGAARVGYIDGEFVLFPSNEELESSELDLIVAGHMGAISMVEAGALEVSEDLMVEALRVGHQAIQKICTEFKKFGEMAGKPKRDPIMIKSDDELADEIKKKEAKFIMANMFDPDKAKRESAMDDLAKELIAKYKEKYPEKDGIALAVDKAIKSMIRKSIIEDEKRPDGRGLRDIRPLEAVAGLLPRVHGSGLFTRGQTQVMSVLTLGMPKDAQMMDTLDEEADDKRFMHFYNFPPYSVGEVRMLRGAGRREVGHGALAERALRPVVPLDDPDFPYTLHIVSDVMESNGSTSMASVCGATLALMDAGVPISAPVAGIAMGLMSDGKAFKVLTDIQGIEDFSGDMDFKVTGTREGITALQLDTKLDGIPDQVLVDALSQAKDARMQILDVIEAEIPEPRKQLSLTAPRVTTVQIDPSKIGALIGPGGANIRKITEATGVDIDVQQDGRVLVAATDGEAAERAVSMIKGSTASVEIGMEFTGAVTRVIGRGALVEMPGGKDGMVPTDQLTKARIRRPDDVVTVGDVLNVKVIEVDSQGRVNLTAIGLNPDNARLNDPNPPAAEGNFGGGGGRDRDRGGRGGRERGGRGGYGDRDRGPRENGGGYERRERPAKAAIETDEPVPPKRDQVDELPEVPDEFPSRKREEDVNARFRPRR is encoded by the coding sequence ATGATCCACACCCATAGCTTCGAAGTCGGTGGCAAGACCATCAGCATCGAAACCGGGCGGATCGCCAAACAAGCGGGGGGTTCTGTGCTACTTGGCATGGGACAGACCGTGGTGCTTGGCGCCGCCACCATGAGCAAAGAGGCCCGCGAGGGCATTGACTTCCTTCCGCTGGTCTGCGACTTCGAAGAACGAAAGTACGCGATCGGCAAGATCCCCGGCGGCTTCATGAAGCGCGGCGGTCGCCCGAGCGACAAGGCCGTCCTGACGAGCCGACTGATCGACCGTCCCCTTCGACCGCTCTTCCCGAAAGGGATGAAGAACGACGTCCAGGTCATCACCATGGCCTTCAGCGTCGACAAACAGGTCCCGCCGGACGTCCTCGCGATCAACGCGGCGGGCGCGGCCTTGGCGGTCAGCGACATTCCTTTTAACGGCCCGATCGGCGCGGCCCGCGTCGGCTACATCGACGGCGAGTTCGTGCTGTTCCCCTCCAACGAAGAACTCGAGTCCAGCGAGCTCGACCTGATCGTCGCCGGCCACATGGGCGCCATCAGCATGGTGGAAGCCGGTGCGCTGGAGGTCAGCGAAGACCTGATGGTCGAGGCCCTGCGGGTGGGCCACCAGGCGATCCAAAAGATCTGCACGGAGTTCAAGAAGTTCGGTGAGATGGCCGGCAAGCCCAAACGCGACCCCATCATGATCAAGTCCGACGACGAGTTGGCGGACGAGATCAAGAAGAAGGAGGCCAAGTTCATCATGGCGAACATGTTCGACCCGGACAAAGCCAAGCGCGAGTCCGCGATGGACGACCTCGCCAAAGAGCTCATCGCGAAGTACAAGGAGAAGTACCCCGAGAAGGACGGCATCGCCCTCGCGGTCGACAAGGCGATCAAGTCTATGATCCGCAAGTCGATCATCGAGGACGAGAAGCGTCCGGACGGCCGTGGACTCCGCGATATCCGCCCGCTGGAAGCGGTCGCAGGGCTCCTGCCCCGCGTTCACGGCAGCGGCCTCTTCACCCGGGGCCAGACGCAGGTCATGAGCGTCCTGACGCTCGGCATGCCGAAGGACGCCCAGATGATGGACACCCTCGACGAGGAGGCGGACGACAAGCGCTTTATGCACTTCTACAATTTCCCGCCGTACTCGGTGGGCGAAGTGCGGATGCTGCGCGGCGCGGGGCGGCGCGAAGTCGGCCACGGTGCCTTGGCGGAGCGCGCCTTGAGGCCGGTGGTCCCCCTCGACGACCCGGACTTCCCCTACACGCTCCACATCGTCAGCGACGTGATGGAGTCGAACGGTTCCACGTCGATGGCCTCGGTCTGCGGCGCGACGCTGGCCCTGATGGACGCGGGCGTGCCGATCTCGGCGCCGGTCGCGGGCATCGCGATGGGCCTCATGAGCGACGGCAAGGCGTTCAAGGTGCTGACGGACATCCAAGGCATCGAGGACTTCAGCGGCGACATGGACTTCAAGGTGACGGGGACCCGCGAGGGCATCACGGCCTTGCAGCTCGACACGAAGCTGGACGGGATTCCGGACCAGGTGCTTGTCGACGCCCTCTCGCAGGCGAAGGACGCGCGGATGCAGATCCTCGACGTGATCGAAGCTGAGATCCCTGAGCCGCGCAAGCAGCTGAGCCTGACCGCCCCGCGCGTCACCACCGTCCAGATCGACCCGAGCAAGATCGGCGCCCTCATCGGCCCCGGCGGCGCGAACATCCGAAAGATCACGGAAGCCACAGGCGTCGATATCGACGTCCAGCAGGACGGACGGGTCTTGGTCGCCGCCACCGATGGCGAGGCGGCCGAGCGGGCCGTGTCCATGATCAAGGGGTCGACCGCCAGCGTCGAGATCGGCATGGAGTTCACCGGAGCGGTGACCCGTGTCATCGGCCGCGGCGCCCTTGTCGAAATGCCCGGTGGCAAGGACGGCATGGTGCCGACCGACCAACTGACGAAGGCCCGCATCCGCCGGCCGGACGATGTGGTCACAGTCGGCGACGTGCTCAACGTCAAGGTCATCGAGGTCGACAGCCAGGGCCGTGTCAACCTGACCGCGATCGGACTCAACCCTGACAACGCCCGTCTCAACGATCCTAACCCGCCGGCCGCGGAAGGCAACTTCGGCGGTGGCGGCGGAAGGGACCGCGACCGAGGCGGCCGAGGCGGTCGCGAGCGGGGTGGTCGTGGAGGCTATGGCGACCGCGACCGAGGGCCTCGCGAAAATGGAGGCGGCTACGAGCGGCGTGAGCGACCCGCAAAGGCCGCGATCGAAACGGACGAGCCAGTTCCGCCGAAGCGCGACCAGGTCGACGAGCTCCCGGAAGTGCCGGACGAGTTTCCGAGCCGCAAGCGTGAGGAAGACGTGAACGCGCGCTTCCGCCCGCGACGCTAG
- a CDS encoding J domain-containing protein gives MRTHYDTLGLKWGASVEDVKAAYRRLAREEHPDVSSRPDAQDRFRAIQEAYEVLTDDRRKTAYDAILNKNSEAEKERRRRQKEREEEERLMRLAEERMRDQAPRTHIDQEAVRHVTALVNQGRFIEAEQEALKMLQQESRQPVPYAVLGDVARYRGNLKKALENYGYAAQYEPANPIYQRKYEEVMVALNDPAANYRPTLTDLPEVNAAPLVVSIGLVLGAAIYTFFAQDQALRLPLVTEWTASVIAMLPVAGVVLGAGLAASGAIAKYRAVSGSATMTLPPAVALALLSLVSYWLAAAVYFVVGTRQQTFNRSLSLLLGAVGAVTVLFGLFGMFRSGTLGMQNLVFGGNLVYIGSLVGWLIGDALRRI, from the coding sequence GTGCGGACGCACTACGACACTTTGGGCCTCAAGTGGGGCGCGTCCGTGGAGGACGTCAAGGCCGCCTATCGTCGGCTGGCCCGAGAGGAACACCCCGACGTTTCCAGCCGGCCGGACGCGCAGGACCGGTTCCGGGCCATTCAAGAGGCTTACGAAGTGCTGACCGACGATCGTCGGAAGACCGCCTACGACGCCATCCTCAACAAGAACAGCGAGGCAGAGAAGGAGCGGCGACGCCGCCAGAAGGAGCGCGAGGAAGAGGAGCGGCTCATGCGTCTGGCCGAAGAGCGCATGCGCGACCAAGCCCCTCGGACCCATATCGACCAAGAGGCCGTCCGCCACGTCACCGCCCTCGTCAACCAAGGGCGCTTCATCGAGGCGGAACAAGAAGCCCTCAAGATGCTCCAACAAGAGAGCAGGCAGCCCGTGCCCTATGCCGTGCTCGGGGACGTCGCCCGCTACCGTGGCAACCTCAAGAAGGCGCTGGAGAACTACGGCTACGCGGCCCAGTACGAACCCGCCAACCCCATCTATCAACGCAAGTACGAAGAGGTCATGGTCGCGTTGAACGACCCCGCCGCAAACTATCGCCCCACCCTCACGGACTTGCCGGAAGTCAACGCGGCGCCGCTCGTGGTCTCCATCGGCCTCGTTCTCGGGGCCGCGATCTATACGTTCTTCGCCCAGGACCAGGCCTTGCGCCTGCCCTTGGTCACGGAGTGGACGGCCAGCGTCATCGCCATGCTGCCGGTGGCGGGCGTCGTCCTGGGCGCGGGGCTCGCCGCCTCCGGCGCCATCGCCAAGTACCGGGCCGTGAGCGGCAGCGCCACGATGACCCTGCCTCCTGCCGTCGCCCTGGCCCTCCTTTCGCTGGTCTCGTATTGGCTCGCGGCGGCCGTCTACTTTGTCGTCGGGACGCGGCAGCAGACCTTTAACCGCTCGCTCTCGCTCCTGCTCGGCGCGGTCGGCGCGGTGACCGTGCTGTTCGGCCTCTTCGGCATGTTCCGGTCCGGGACTCTCGGCATGCAGAACCTCGTCTTCGGGGGGAACCTCGTCTATATCGGGTCGCTTGTGGGATGGCTTATCGGAGACGCCCTGCGCCGCATCTGA